The sequence TCTTCATTCCTTTGAAAATCTTCCAAAACCACATCAGATTCATGACAGATAGCACTACTGGCACTACCAGTGCCAGGAGTCGTCCAAAGGAGTGCATTTGCTTGACCTGTGGGGAGGGAACAAAAATAGCGATTCACGTGCAAATTTTAGTCGTCAAGGAAGCATTCACCTTTCCAACACAAATCATCAAACATTCATCTTAAATTTGTTGATCATGTCGATTTGTAAGAAATTACTATACTAGTAAAATGCAGTCATGCTTTCTCTTTCGTGTTCTTTTCGACAAGATTCTCTATGTTGTTATTAAGCTGTTTGGAATATGGCATGATGAAGCACGCCCTTAGATCTGACAGCAACACAAACCAGGTCCTTCCCATTTTAGAGGCACAAAATGACCACTTCTAtgttataatgaaaaaaaggttGCTTGCAATATGATGCATGTGGGTTGCATTCATCAGCTCGACTACGCCTTGCATATGATCAATCTTTTGAGTTCTGATcttatattcaaaattaaattcaactaGTTATGTTTTAAATCTGAGATTTTAAATTCTTATCAGTTATGCTTCCCAATTCTGCATCACAGTCAGAATCATAACATGGAGAAGTTTTGCAGGTATAGTTATTACCTGATATTGGTGCAGGAAGACATGGTAAAACAGGTAGATAAACAAGAGTATCCTAGCAACCTGCACATAGTTTTATTGTTAAACAAGCATGTTTAGGAATTAGTAATGCCAAATGGGTGTTTATTTCAATTCACAATTCACTTACAAACCAAGCGAAGAATATCACAACCCCGTTTAAGAGATATGCTTTAGACTTCTTCATTCCAGCTGTGTCAAGATACCTTCACAAAACCAAGCTGAATATCACAATCCATAACAAAATCACAATGGTTGGTCATTGaatcattataaaatacaaaattaccaTCTCAAATTGATTCCAGGAGTAGTTGTCTCAGAGATAAGAACCATGTAGGTGTAAAGTTGCCCCTCCCCAGTCAACATCGAATATGCCACAGCAACCAgggaaagaaaatgatgaatCACCTGACATGATGATGTTATCATCGTATCCATGATCAATTCCAAGTTTAGTAACAACTTCCTAGCTGACATGTCTTTTCAACTAGGTTGTGCTTGCAAAGGAATAATTAAACAAAGCTTGAGGAGAGAGGAAACATAAAGTATTGGTGTCAATTAACCTTTGCACAAAATAATCACTTACATATTCCATCCCACCCAGAGAAGGATAAAACCAAATAATCATCCCAAGGTCAGCAATGAAATAACCAGCAGAAACCTGTCAATATCACATCAGAGAATGAGATGAAGGAAACAGGACACAGCagaaaatgatattattagGCAAACAAAAAGCAAGTCTAGACATGCGCATCCAGACTTTTGGCTAGACTAATCTATTGGGTAAAAACAGCCACGCCTACATATAGCAAATAGGTTTTGCTTAAAGCCACGGGAATGGCCATCAAGAGGTTATTTGCAAGCAATGAAATTCCTCCATCAACAATATAAATGTATAAATAAGGTAATTTAAGATTTAGAACTATGCCATCACTTCCTTGCACGTGTACCATAATGCAGATGAAAGAAGTTAGAGAGATGCTTGAAGACTTCTACTTGTGCAATAAACCAAATAGCCTGGTTGACTTTTTGAATCCAATTTATGTGTTTAAAAGTTGAAAGATAATCTATGCTGTAAAGATTTGCAGTAATCAATAACTTAGAACATTTGCTTTGTTCTCCATTCAGAAGCTAATTAGCTAAAAGGGACTCGATATTTTCCTGTTGTTAAGTATACAAGTGCAGGAGCTAACAAACTTTTCCAAAGCAGAACAATTGTCTTAAATCAAAGCATACCGAGGGACAGGGGACGGGGAGGGGGGGGGCACTCAACTGGGTATTCTGGAGAACTATGTGGTCAATTAAGGATCTGAGGTAGAAAAGAGTGTTTTGTAATCTTTCAAAAAGCACATCAATATAACCAGCACTTTCATCATTTTGCAACATCAATTAGTATCCACAGAACAATTCCCCAACAATTTGAAAAAGTTGTTCAGGCTATAGTGTGTTAAATCAACTCTTTTCTGTCACTCGATTTCCCATCTATTTGTGGTTTCCCACAAGAAATTGCTCTGTTATTTTCAATGGTAACTGAGATATTTTAACATGTCTGAACTATTAGGTCTACAATAAGGAAAATTTGGCCCTGATGCGCGTGAAGTAAATCGTATGTTGATTCTGCCTACCATTGCAGAGATGACACATCACTAACGTCCCTCAAAATGTCCAAAAATCAACGCAGTTTAAAGCATAAACATGCTAATAAACTTGCTGCTAAGGATAAATAAAAGCAATCTGGAGCATCCTTACCCCCAAAGCAAATGTAGACAGTGCAGAACTCCGAAATGTAACAAGGCCAGCGTGAGGTTGATCAGAGAAGAGATCAGAGCAAAATACAAAGTATAATGACATCGTTGTAATGAAAACAGCATGGAAAGTGGATATAGCACTGCATTGATGGttgaaaccaaattaaaaaaattcaaaacataaggCAATAAGAACGTTAACATTAATCGAAAAGATTCAATCACCGGTTGTTCCATTCAATACGTTGCAAATTGGTGAGGTTGGAATAGCTCTTAAAATAAACAGCACTGAACAAGCTGGTAAGATCATAGACCTAAAAAGGAGCAAACGACACACAATTAAAGATACAAACTGACGGGAACAAGACCAATACTAGGAAAAAGTAAATTTTGATAGAGGAAAGGAATTCATGATTAATTCTAACATACCATCTTGCAAGCAAAAATGCCACCTGTGATAGAAGTGTACGGAATCAAAGGATCAGCTAGTAAATATTCCTTCAGCAGCAGCTCCGCATTAATTTGGTATGATTTCATCGACATGACAATCAAATTATCCCAGCACCAAGAGTCAAGCAAAATCCTTAATGCAATTCCACTTCCTCCGCCTAAAACACGGATTAACATtagaaattgattaaaaaaacacaaattacatTATGCAAACAGAAAATTCGTGAGAAcgaaattaaaaagattaacatCAGAAGGCAATTTTATTGTTCAGCCTAATTAAACGGGTCAATCATACACTTGAGACACGTAAAAGAGTCAATAAATCATATATCAGCAGGCAATTTTCTTGTTCAGCCTaattaataatgattaaaaaaaacaaaacaaaacaaaacaaaacagagtaaTCCTATTGTTGCctcactactactactactgctTCTCATTGATcacttgtgcttaattttttttccagaaaataatagttaaaaagagaaaataagaaCATCCTCAATCACTCCAAACACAGCACGTAAGAAGATTGTCGCGCAGTCACGAGTGTGATGAACAAGGAAGtagacataaaaaaagaaacagaaaaggaCAGGTGTTTGTGAAtataaagagaagagaagagaagaacaaGGAAGGATGACTTTCCTTTGTGTTGTTGATGTTTTTACCTGAATCGGAAATCTCGCCGGATGTTGCGGGCGAACTTTTGTCGAACCGTTTTCTGTGTAAGCGTTTGGGTAACTAAGAGGGGGAGAGTCTTAagtttctctttattattatgttttgttttccgATGGAAttcaataactaattattgTGTTGTTTAGAagagtaaattaattattatttgaaggATGTGGGTGTAGTGTGGTAGTCGTCACTCGTCAGTTTTGAaagtatgattaatttttaaagttttttttaattgaaaaaaatattttttaaaaaaatatttttgatattaatatatttaaatattttaaaaaataaatttaaaataaaaataaataaatttttatttaaaaaaaaaaaaaaacatattaaaattgacTCCCAAGCGATGCCTTAATTAAGAAGGATTGGAAGGTTCGGGGAAGGATACCGTGTGCAGAGAAACCAGGGAAAGGACCAATCGGAGTTAAACCCCGCTTGCGCGTTACGCTAACTTACTTTAATAAGCTTCCTAGTTCCTACAGTGGACTTGGAATTGTCAGTTCtgttctttccttttcattgattttaattaatactctctctttcttcttacttttcattgatttttaatttatattttaattaatttcttctctctttttttttttaaaaaaccataatctagttcttttatttaaatagcaattaatttttaatgcttCAAAAGAATtgcttagattttttatattttatggaaaaaaaattatgcaatctTAACAGCTCAATTAGcttctaagataaaaaaaattaaaatatatatatatatatatataaaaagataacgggattaaaaataattattttgattttgtaataaaaaacaatgatatctaaaaaataatattttccacattaaaaattaacttaaaaccaAAGAATTCATGCTATAAGTGGTTAATAATacaatcacatatttttttaaaatttaaaataaaaaattatataaaataatttttttttgtttttagattatttaaatgtattgatatcaaaaataattttttaaaaaataaaaaaaaatattttaatatattcctaaataaaaaatacttaaaatcatCACAATTACCAAAATACCAAATATTCTTTTAACATATTAGTGAAAAGCCAACACACAACACATAAGGCATTAAACGTTCAACAAGTCACTGTTATAAGAAAGCTGCGTTCATTTGTTATCTATATATCATAAGACATGGTTACACTTGTCTGTCTGTTCAGGGTCCACGTTCGATTTttcaaccttttgttttttcttccatttttgtGGCTCGAACATCAAATTCCAACAAACCCTCCTGCTATAGTTGGACACGTCACATTATTTTGGTTCTACCAGACCACCCTCATctatcttcatttcttttttgtctttttctttttt is a genomic window of Populus alba chromosome 5, ASM523922v2, whole genome shotgun sequence containing:
- the LOC118061727 gene encoding uncharacterized protein encodes the protein MSMKSYQINAELLLKEYLLADPLIPYTSITGGIFACKMVYDLTSLFSAVYFKSYSNLTNLQRIEWNNRAISTFHAVFITTMSLYFVFCSDLFSDQPHAGLVTFRSSALSTFALGVSAGYFIADLGMIIWFYPSLGGMEYVIHHFLSLVAVAYSMLTGEGQLYTYMVLISETTTPGINLRWYLDTAGMKKSKAYLLNGVVIFFAWFVARILLFIYLFYHVFLHQYQVKQMHSFGRLLALVVPVVLSVMNLMWFWKIFKGMKKTLAKRH